The following are from one region of the Pleurodeles waltl isolate 20211129_DDA chromosome 4_1, aPleWal1.hap1.20221129, whole genome shotgun sequence genome:
- the LOC138287385 gene encoding zinc finger protein ZFP2-like: protein MSVIKVCMQSKIRPGVLNDRKNSYKHTECENNLSHQSQLTAHETTDTKEKSYWCYENLGSFGLLPTFTLLERTHIGQKPYRCSECEKPFRSKSDLTRHERTHTGEKPYQCSECQRTFRSKFNLTVHERIHTGQKPHECFECSRRFSCKGDFIKHERTHTGEKPYQCSECQKCFSQKYNLILHERTHTGQKPYQCSECQKSFSYKSVLTKHERTHTGQKPYQCSECQKSFSQKSHLTQHKISHTGEKPYQCSKCLKSFTRKASLSVHEMTHTANELQFNKWPHCAEESPRCEKTLISAESEKRNFSHKLTDCA, encoded by the coding sequence ATGTCTGTTATCAAAGTGTGTATGCAAAGCAAAATCAGACCTGGAGTCCTTAACGACAGAAAGAATTCTTATAAGCACACTGAATGTGAAAACAACCTAAGTCATCAATCCCAACTCACTGCTCATGAAACAACAGACACTAAAGAAAAATCATATTGGTGCTATGAAAACCTGGGAAGCTTCGGTCTACTACCCACATTCACTTTACTTGAGAGAACACACATTGGGCAAAAACCTTATCGCTGCTCTGAGTGTGAGAAACCCTTCCGTTCTAAAAGCGACCTCACTAGGCATGAGCGAactcacactggggaaaaaccttatCAGTGTTCTGAATGCCAGAGAACCTTCAGGAGTAAGTTCAATCTTACTGTACATGAGAGGATCCACACGGGGCAAAAACCTCATGAATGCTTTGAATGCAGCAGGCGCTTCAGTTGCAAAGGTGATTTCATTAAACACGAAAGAACCCACACGGGggaaaaaccttatcagtgctcgGAATGCCAGAAATGCTTCAGCCAGAAATACAATCTTATTCTGCATGAGAGGACCCACACTGGTCAAAAACCTTATCAATGCTCTGAATGCCAGAAAAGCTTTAGTTACAAAAGTGTGCTCACTAAACATGAGAGAACCCACACGGGgcaaaaaccttatcagtgctctgaatgccagaAAAGCTTTAGTCAGAAATCCCATCTCACGCAACATAAGATTAGCCACACTGGAGAAAAACCTTACCAGTGCTCGAAATGCCTGAAGAGCTTCACCCGTAAAGCCAGTCTTTCTGTGCATGAGATGACCCACACTGCTAATGAGCTTCAGTTCAACAAGTGGCCTCACTGTGCAGAAGAGAGCCCACGCTGTGAAAAAACCCTTATCAGTGCCGAGAGTGAGAAAAGAAACTTCAGTCATAAATTGACTGATTGTGCATGA